A genomic window from Sulfurospirillum diekertiae includes:
- a CDS encoding cold-shock protein, whose translation MALLEGTVKWFNNEKGFGFIQPNDGGKDVFVHFRQVNRSGYGRVSLAEGQKVTYELGEGPKGPQAENVTAL comes from the coding sequence ATGGCTTTATTAGAGGGAACCGTTAAATGGTTTAACAATGAAAAAGGTTTTGGTTTTATCCAACCAAATGATGGCGGAAAAGATGTATTCGTACATTTTCGTCAAGTTAATAGATCAGGTTATGGTCGTGTTTCTTTGGCAGAAGGCCAAAAAGTTACTTATGAACTAGGCGAAGGTCCAAAAGGCCCACAAGCTGAGAACGTAACAGCACTATAA
- a CDS encoding sensor histidine kinase: protein MSIVFSLIEEPIPSFNDEFFKNNSSLFYKQPLAPNALHVKFLIVQKEISHSQVIFDILVIIGIVLVGMLLFSYLLLKLLLKPYIETSTRMNLFFTDVMHELKTPLGIMQLNIEGLVQKYKDKRLSRTLAALSTLSTLYDDLEYLIKNKTITYTTEVLNFSTFLEDRIAYFEALSFSKEISIVAHIDPDQYVCINRIELQRIIDNNVTNAIKYSPPKTTIHVLLKEENQQLFFQVKDQGVGIKEIGKVFERHYRGDIYKGGFGIGLSIVKSICDKYNIVIEVKSEEAKGSVFSYWFKKEVEEKISPEEL, encoded by the coding sequence ATGTCTATTGTTTTTTCACTGATCGAAGAGCCTATCCCTAGTTTTAACGATGAGTTTTTTAAAAATAATTCTTCTCTTTTTTATAAACAGCCTCTTGCACCCAATGCTTTACATGTAAAGTTTTTAATCGTGCAAAAAGAGATCTCCCATTCGCAAGTTATTTTTGATATTTTAGTGATTATAGGTATTGTTTTAGTCGGAATGTTACTCTTTTCGTACCTTCTTTTAAAACTACTTCTCAAACCCTACATCGAAACGTCCACGCGGATGAACCTCTTTTTTACCGATGTGATGCATGAGCTTAAAACGCCTCTAGGCATTATGCAGCTCAACATAGAAGGCTTGGTACAAAAATACAAAGATAAACGCCTCAGTCGAACCCTTGCGGCACTCTCGACACTTTCAACACTCTATGATGATCTTGAATACCTCATCAAAAACAAAACCATTACCTACACAACCGAAGTGCTCAATTTTTCGACATTTTTAGAAGATCGTATTGCATACTTTGAAGCATTGAGCTTTTCAAAAGAGATTAGCATTGTCGCACATATTGATCCTGACCAGTATGTCTGTATCAACCGTATTGAACTTCAACGCATTATTGATAACAATGTAACCAATGCGATTAAATATTCTCCACCTAAAACCACTATTCATGTCCTACTCAAAGAAGAAAATCAACAGCTTTTCTTTCAAGTCAAAGATCAAGGAGTAGGAATTAAAGAGATTGGAAAAGTTTTTGAGCGTCATTACCGAGGCGATATCTATAAAGGTGGCTTTGGAATTGGTCTAAGTATTGTCAAAAGTATTTGTGATAAATATAATATTGTGATCGAAGTGAAATCAGAAGAAGCAAAAGGAAGTGTTTTTAGCTATTGGTTTAAAAAAGAGGTGGAGGAGAAAATCTCCCCCGAAGAATTATAG
- a CDS encoding EAL domain-containing protein produces the protein MKIAKTYALYSTIILSFTLIFITSVWFVKKTQEESQIVQEQSSVFERYKAVLNLEKSVLRQISLNYSRLDEIKAFINTPDLAKSKDHLEPLLSTFGLHYIFILDASKKQVYTHKSDEVQNINLDLSSFNASSSSLREFYHFENGTFVQFFLTPIYASSYLVQAGNPIGFLLLGRLFDQAFLTNMEHMTLGYATLFQKENHPFGDQHFELPLFSLQNEVIGYLDFNYSPSLLLFMNEFQNTTALIGFIIILCAIVLFYFLTQHIIFIPIKRISMALKSHNLNYIAALSRQKDELGEIAHLIYDHEKQTNLLEHYKEAVDENTIVSKTNTKGIITYANKQFIAISGYNESELLGKPHNIVRHPDNPPSFFKEMWTILKEGKTWKGVVKNRRKDGTAYYVKSVIMPLFDDQGNIQEYIAIRYDVSELFEQVDHLRKDKLIELPSRKVLLEAIEHASNPHLAILNISGFRDINTLHGQAFGDLYLRHLAITIKQLMSKSWQFFHLHSDEFALYCDTSIPDNTFNDECHHILTILNHEGLLIQNTFYPLSLRCGIANGASYLYNRAEIAMKEARISHKAFVIYDDNKGFEERLQKDIQWNETLMSALKENRFTIFFQEIVPLHVKEPSRKKYEVLIRLIDAKGNIISPYHFIDLSKRIHLYDQLTRFVMQEGFRAAVELYCDISINITQEDILTSDTVQLLFDLLKQYPSLKGHITLELVESEGLENSAEVQTFLQQAKEHGCLLAIDDFGSGYSNFEYLLRLNVDFIKIDGSLIKHLDTDDNAYATVKTIAHFARNLGILVVAEFIHNKDILEKVQELGIEFGQGFYLHEPSPKPKLKK, from the coding sequence ATGAAAATAGCAAAAACATACGCACTTTACAGCACAATCATCCTTTCATTCACACTCATCTTCATTACGAGTGTCTGGTTTGTCAAAAAAACGCAAGAAGAAAGTCAGATTGTACAAGAGCAAAGTAGCGTATTTGAGCGCTACAAAGCTGTCTTAAATCTTGAAAAGAGTGTGTTAAGGCAAATAAGTCTTAACTATTCACGTTTGGATGAAATAAAGGCATTTATCAATACCCCAGATTTGGCCAAAAGCAAGGATCATTTAGAACCTCTACTCTCTACATTTGGACTCCATTATATTTTTATATTGGATGCTTCAAAAAAACAGGTTTATACCCATAAAAGTGATGAAGTACAAAACATAAATCTTGATTTATCTTCATTTAATGCCTCATCTTCTTCATTAAGAGAGTTTTATCACTTTGAAAATGGAACATTTGTTCAATTTTTTTTAACTCCCATTTATGCTTCATCCTATTTAGTACAAGCAGGCAATCCCATAGGATTTTTGCTTTTAGGACGTCTTTTTGATCAAGCATTCCTCACAAATATGGAACATATGACGCTTGGATACGCCACGCTGTTTCAAAAAGAAAATCACCCTTTTGGTGATCAGCATTTTGAACTTCCACTTTTCTCCTTACAAAATGAAGTGATTGGCTATCTCGATTTTAACTATTCCCCTTCACTTTTGCTTTTTATGAATGAATTTCAAAACACTACGGCATTGATAGGGTTCATTATTATTCTCTGTGCAATAGTGCTGTTTTATTTCCTCACCCAACACATTATTTTTATACCGATTAAGCGTATCTCTATGGCACTTAAAAGCCATAACCTTAATTATATTGCAGCTCTCTCACGCCAAAAAGATGAATTGGGCGAAATTGCACATCTCATTTATGATCATGAGAAACAGACGAACCTTCTAGAACACTACAAAGAGGCCGTAGATGAAAATACCATCGTTTCAAAAACCAATACCAAAGGTATTATTACCTATGCTAACAAACAATTTATCGCTATTTCTGGCTATAACGAGTCGGAACTTTTAGGTAAGCCCCACAATATTGTGCGTCACCCCGATAACCCTCCTAGTTTTTTTAAAGAGATGTGGACAATACTCAAAGAAGGGAAAACATGGAAAGGTGTTGTGAAAAATAGACGCAAAGATGGAACCGCCTACTATGTTAAATCAGTGATTATGCCTCTGTTTGACGATCAAGGAAATATTCAAGAGTACATTGCTATTCGTTATGATGTAAGTGAACTTTTTGAGCAAGTGGATCATCTGCGCAAAGATAAACTTATTGAATTACCAAGCCGTAAAGTGCTCCTAGAAGCCATTGAACACGCTAGTAACCCCCATTTAGCCATTCTAAATATTTCTGGTTTTCGTGACATCAATACCTTGCATGGACAAGCCTTTGGTGATCTTTACTTGCGCCATTTAGCCATCACTATCAAACAACTTATGTCTAAGTCATGGCAATTTTTTCACCTACATAGTGATGAATTTGCCCTTTATTGTGACACGTCTATCCCCGATAATACATTTAACGATGAGTGCCACCACATCCTGACGATTCTAAATCATGAGGGACTTTTGATCCAAAATACATTTTATCCTCTTTCCCTTCGTTGTGGTATTGCAAATGGAGCGAGCTATCTCTACAATCGCGCTGAAATTGCGATGAAAGAAGCACGAATATCGCATAAAGCTTTCGTTATTTACGATGACAACAAAGGCTTCGAAGAGCGCCTTCAAAAAGATATCCAATGGAATGAAACACTGATGAGTGCCCTTAAAGAAAATCGCTTTACTATTTTCTTCCAAGAAATTGTTCCTTTACATGTAAAGGAACCATCACGTAAAAAATACGAAGTGCTCATTCGTCTCATTGATGCGAAAGGCAATATTATCTCTCCCTACCATTTTATTGACCTTTCTAAGCGTATCCATCTGTATGATCAACTGACGCGTTTTGTTATGCAAGAGGGATTTAGAGCTGCTGTTGAGCTATATTGTGATATTTCAATCAATATTACGCAAGAAGATATTTTAACGTCAGATACAGTTCAACTGCTCTTCGATCTACTCAAACAGTATCCTTCTCTCAAAGGACATATCACCCTTGAGCTGGTTGAATCAGAAGGCCTAGAAAACTCAGCAGAAGTCCAAACATTTCTACAGCAAGCAAAAGAGCATGGCTGCTTACTCGCGATTGATGATTTTGGATCAGGATACTCTAACTTTGAATACCTTTTACGTTTAAATGTTGATTTTATCAAAATTGATGGCTCGCTGATTAAACATCTCGATACAGATGATAATGCCTATGCAACGGTTAAAACGATCGCTCATTTTGCAAGAAACCTTGGTATTTTAGTCGTTGCTGAATTTATACACAATAAAGATATTTTAGAAAAAGTGCAAGAACTTGGTATCGAATTTGGACAAGGATTTTATTTGCATGAGCCTTCACCTAAACCGAAACTAAAGAAGTAA